Proteins encoded together in one Oncorhynchus tshawytscha isolate Ot180627B unplaced genomic scaffold, Otsh_v2.0 Un_contig_3173_pilon_pilon, whole genome shotgun sequence window:
- the LOC112240050 gene encoding CD209 antigen-like protein E, producing the protein MDIDDHIYANERPIKSHKKDGVGDQHSVWKRRFLAAAVCLGLLCVLLLAGIIGLFLYQRNLLNSYNNLTAERDQLQTSYNTLTKERDQLQTSYNNLTKERDQLQTCNKYGTCPQDWIRSCCSCYYISTDEKTWDGSRKDCQVRGANLVIINSREEQALIKAFNKKAWFGLTDIEVEGTWRWVDGTPLTTSYWNKGEPNDLQGEDCALVDNTQKDPVVAWNDVPCNLKNGWICERQLC; encoded by the exons ATGGATATTGATGATCATATATACGCAAACGAAAGACCCATCAAGTCCCACAAGAAGGATGGAGTTGGTGATCAACATTCAG TGTGGAAGAGACGTTTCCTAGCTGCTGCAGTGTGTCTggggctgctgtgtgttctcctactggctgggatcataggcctgTTTCTCTACC AGAGAAACCTATTGaacagttacaacaacctgactgcagagagagaccagctacagaccagttataacaccctgaccaaagagagagaccagctacagaccagttataacaacctgaccaaagagagagaccagctacagacctgTAATAAATATGGCACATGTCCCCAAGACTGGATAAGGTCTTGCTGCAGTTGTTACTACATCTCCACTGATGAGAAAACGTGGGACGGGAGCAGAAAGGACTGTCAGGTGAGAGGAGCAAACCTGGTGATCATCaacagcagagaggaacaggCTTTAATCAAAGCGTTCAACAAAAAAGCCTGGTTTGGTCTGACGGACATAGAAGTTGAGGGAACCTGGAGATGGGTGGACGGCACACCACTGACCACAAGTTACTGGAACAAAGGGGAGCCAAATGATTTGCAGGGAGAAGACTGCGCTTTGGTTGATAACACTCAAAAGGACCCAGTAGTGGCTTGGAATGATGTGCCATGTAACCTCAAAAATGGTTGGATCTGTGAAAGGCAGCTGTGTTAA